The Desulfobotulus mexicanus genome has a segment encoding these proteins:
- a CDS encoding Bax inhibitor-1/YccA family protein has protein sequence MEMEKVLASKAKTQAHVNGFIQSVYNWMAIGLAVTGVLAYLVSEMFIVPRGLFFLLVIAQLGMVFVLASKIQSLSAPMATGLFVLYAALNGVTLSWIFLVYTSASITSTFFICALTFAAASAYGMVTKKDLTSVGGFLMMGLIGIIIATVVNIFFRSPMVTMIVSYIGVFVFIGLTAWDTQKIKQMALSQPADLDNATLRKGAIFGALSLYLDFINLFIMMLHIFGDRD, from the coding sequence ATGGAAATGGAAAAAGTCCTTGCATCCAAAGCAAAAACTCAGGCCCACGTCAATGGTTTTATCCAGAGCGTGTATAACTGGATGGCCATAGGCCTTGCTGTCACTGGCGTACTGGCTTATCTGGTATCGGAAATGTTTATCGTACCAAGGGGACTCTTTTTTCTGCTGGTCATTGCCCAGTTGGGTATGGTTTTTGTTCTGGCCAGTAAAATTCAGTCCCTTTCCGCACCTATGGCTACAGGGCTTTTTGTACTTTATGCGGCCCTCAACGGTGTAACTCTATCCTGGATTTTTCTGGTTTATACCAGCGCATCCATTACTTCCACCTTCTTTATCTGTGCTCTGACCTTTGCAGCTGCCAGCGCCTACGGTATGGTCACAAAAAAGGATCTGACCAGTGTTGGTGGTTTTCTGATGATGGGCCTTATTGGCATAATCATTGCCACTGTTGTCAATATCTTTTTCAGAAGCCCCATGGTCACAATGATTGTCAGTTATATTGGTGTCTTTGTATTCATAGGACTTACGGCATGGGATACCCAGAAAATTAAACAGATGGCCCTTTCCCAGCCTGCGGATCTGGATAACGCCACCCTTAGAAAAGGTGCTATTTTCGGAGCCTTATCCCTTTATCTTGATTTTATTAATCTCTTTATCATGATGCTGCACATCTTTGGAGACAGGGATTAA